One Onthophagus taurus isolate NC chromosome 11, IU_Otau_3.0, whole genome shotgun sequence genomic window carries:
- the LOC111424091 gene encoding glutamic acid-rich protein-like isoform X6, with translation MNTLRKSFKRSNTEKSNQEGFFRTIWTELIKRLRLRRGREDTSEDDEGLPRSPCNSPTATEKTANKDHPTKSHSTCSEGSLISMGSSEIEEDSSGPQSHHSSKVSLQDKKSLDGDLELENVQNSSTPLNHSAAHHRVSVRPSRRYGAPRKRRNQPISTNALPTTLEVNEESSNRSVTPEITIRETVTDFYTASSSVSKRSETSRYLTVNQLKCSSLPPGLASPNSNANKLHRSRSNAGTKSQDEIGTLGEEEDEGAEKKNESFLGKLFPIRRSGKKKRGSKEDKEKNKDECDQIKIDDVDKKSVSSPIDIEKKVLEIPPKPFPRSGPASRQRIAPNDIPPSPDLNQQRHDDLILTKSSPEKNVSPLHLELESKLQQRMTNLQFSPTSEDKKHFIKNEKKIESSQFQKKTVTQQIEDEKGFKSLTNFTDNQDFKPIIAKSHSFKVIKNDTKCEVETKNVDVVKSNSFESISKLEVLNKNEGNKFGESSITISSGPSHKAIVSIGSHKEERSEITKEEVKIFKEEIKELKNRNDDVKLEKDDDFKLTESNQVLITKVQVKKESTQIIKTGAKIPEFMNVQLHKVEKSNNNVVLSTGKPKTPPIIDEQSEKVQKEEIKKDVQKEQKRESQIEIKKEIQKDTKKEVQNEIKKENKVENKIEIKKEIKKENKIEIKKEIKKEIQIIDDVADENKLKLNKDDDKDNQVVENESEKIENVRKFSKEDIEIIEKDDVDKNHTATALIKITTMSTPKILKKPDNIPLKKSNFIQDKPILKIKSSSLDMVELQKEKEIDKNLKSDNEKIELKSKTHSANDININDTNQVTYRRKSIINQKKDDEPELMKVFARRSLKLKDSDSEALSQQVVKMIDEENDVNKSRDCDKENQDERNKTKIDPEVTLRKPIVNNKIVTTYQRAVSLNQKTNDVNTEKLLHKQYSLAERPKTEWIKNQDEIILDKGVFIEEDNKPKNFNQRMAEWEKRAQSVRKNSP, from the exons GACCATCCAACTAAATCTCACAGCACTTGTAGCGAAGGTTCTCTTATCAGCATGGGTAGTTCAGAAATCGAAGAAGATTCTTCCGGCCCACAATCACATCATTCCTCAAAGGTTTCCTTGCAGGACAAGAAATCTTTAGATGGAG atTTAGAATTAGAAAACGTCCAAAACAGTTCAACCCCATTAAATCACAGCGCAGCACATCATCGCGTTTCCGTTAGACCTAGTAGAAGATATGGAGCaccaagaaaaagaagaaatcaaCCAATATCAACAAACGCACTTCCAACAACTTTAGAAGTTAACGAAGAATCTTCCAATCGAAGCGTTACTCCAGAAATTACAATAAGAG AAACCGTCACAGATTTTTACACAGCTTCTTCCTCTGTGAGCAAACGTTCCGAGACATCTCGTTATCTCACAGTAAACCAATTAAAATGCTCTTCTCTTCCTCCTGGCTTAGCTTCGCCAAATTCCAATGCGAATAAGCTGCATAGAAGTCGCTCGAACGCTGGAACAAAATCTCAAGATGAAATTGGAACGTTGggcgaagaagaagatgaaggtGCCGAAAAGAAAAACGAGTCGTTTTTGGGGAAATTATTTCCAATTAGAAGAAGCGGCAAAAAGAAACGAGGATCGAAAGaagacaaagaaaaaaataaggaCGAATgtgatcaaattaaaattgatgatgtTGATAAAAAGAGTGTGTCATCACCGATTGATATTGAGAAGAAAGTTTTGGAAATCCCTCCAAAACCATTTCCAAGATCTGGACCAGCTTCGAGACAAAGAATCGCTCCGAATGATATCCCACCTTCACCCGATTTGAATCAACAAAGACACGacgatttaatattaactaAATCATCGccggaaaaaaatgtttcaccTTTACATTTAGAATTAGAATCTAAATTACAACAACGAATGACAAACCTACAATTTTCTCCTACATCAgaagataaaaagcattttatcaaaaacgaaaagaaaattgaatcatcacaatttcaaaagaaaacggtCACTCAACAAATCGAGGACGAAAAAGGTTTCAAATCGTTAACTAATTTCACTGATAATCAAGATTTCAAACCGATCATTGCAAAATCACATAGTTTTAAGGTCATTAAAAACGACACGAAATGTGAGGTTGAAACGAAAAATGTTGATGTTGTTAAATCAAATAGTTTTGAGAGTATCTCAAAGTTGgaggttttaaataaaaatgagggAAATAAGTTTGGGGAATCATCAATTACAATTTCTTCAGGTCCAAGTCATAAAGCTATTGTTAGTATTGGAAGTCATAAAGAGGAAAGAAGTGAGATTACTAAAGAAGaagtgaaaatatttaaagaggaaattaaagagttaaaaaatagaaatgatgatgttaaattagaaaaagatGATGATTTTAAGTTAACCGAATCAAATCAAGTTTTGATTACAAAGGTTCAAGTCAAAAAAGAATCaacacaaataataaaaacgggTGCGAAAATACCTGAGTTTATGAACGTTCAATTACATAAGGTTGagaaatctaataataatgttgtttTATCAACTGGGAAACCAAAAACACCTCCAATTATTGATGAGCAATCTGAAAAAGTGCAGaaggaagaaattaaaaaagatgttcaaaaagaacaaaaaaggGAGAGTcagattgaaattaaaaaggaaattcaAAAAGATACTAAGAAAGAGGTTCAAAATGAgattaagaaagaaaataaagtcgaaaataaaattgaaattaaaaaggaaattaagaaagaaaataaaattgaaattaagaaagaaattaaaaaagaaattcagATAATTGATGATGTAGCTGAtgagaataaattaaaattaaataaagatgaTGATAAAGATAATCAAGTTGTTGAAAATGAAtcagaaaaaattgaaaatgttcgTAAATTTAGTAAAGAAGATATTGAAATAATAGAGAAAGATGATGTTGATAAAAATCACACAGCAACcgctttaataaaaataacaacgatgtcaacaccaaaaatattaaaaaaacccgataatattccattaaaaaaatcgaattttattCAAGATAAaccaatattaaaaataaaatcatcaaGTTTAGATATGGtcgaattacaaaaagaaaaagaaatcgataaaaatttaaaatctgacaatgaaaaaattgaattaaaatcaaaaactcATTCAGCCAACGACATAAATATAAACGATACAAACCAAGTAACATACCGaagaaaatcaataataaatcaaaaaaaagatGACGAACCGGAATTAATGAAAGTATTCGCGAGaagatcattaaaattaaaagactCCGATAGCGAAGCTTTAAGTCAACAAGTAGTAAAAATGATTGACGAAGAAaacgatgttaataaaagtcgCGATTGTGATAAAGAAAATCAAGATGAAcgtaataaaacgaaaatagatCCGGAAGTAACGTTAAGAAAACcgattgttaataataaaattgttacaacATACCAAAGAGCGGTtagtttaaatcaaaaaacgaACGATGTTAACACGGAGAAATTGTTGCATAAACAGTATTCGTTGGCGGAAAGACCGAAAACTGAGTGGATTAAAAATCAGgatgaaattattttggatAAAGGAGTGTTTATTGAGGAAGATAATAAgcccaaaaattttaatcaaagaaTGGCTGAATGGGAAAAAAGAGCACAATCAGTAAGAAAAAATTcaccttaa
- the LOC111424091 gene encoding glutamic acid-rich protein-like isoform X7, whose amino-acid sequence MINDKILKDTELIKRLRLRRGREDTSEDDEGLPRSPCNSPTATEKTANKDHPTKSHSTCSEGSLISMGSSEIEEDSSGPQSHHSSKVSLQDKKSLDGDLELENVQNSSTPLNHSAAHHRVSVRPSRRYGAPRKRRNQPISTNALPTTLEVNEESSNRSVTPEITIRETVTDFYTASSSVSKRSETSRYLTVNQLKCSSLPPGLASPNSNANKLHRSRSNAGTKSQDEIGTLGEEEDEGAEKKNESFLGKLFPIRRSGKKKRGSKEDKEKNKDECDQIKIDDVDKKSVSSPIDIEKKVLEIPPKPFPRSGPASRQRIAPNDIPPSPDLNQQRHDDLILTKSSPEKNVSPLHLELESKLQQRMTNLQFSPTSEDKKHFIKNEKKIESSQFQKKTVTQQIEDEKGFKSLTNFTDNQDFKPIIAKSHSFKVIKNDTKCEVETKNVDVVKSNSFESISKLEVLNKNEGNKFGESSITISSGPSHKAIVSIGSHKEERSEITKEEVKIFKEEIKELKNRNDDVKLEKDDDFKLTESNQVLITKVQVKKESTQIIKTGAKIPEFMNVQLHKVEKSNNNVVLSTGKPKTPPIIDEQSEKVQKEEIKKDVQKEQKRESQIEIKKEIQKDTKKEVQNEIKKENKVENKIEIKKEIKKENKIEIKKEIKKEIQIIDDVADENKLKLNKDDDKDNQVVENESEKIENVRKFSKEDIEIIEKDDVDKNHTATALIKITTMSTPKILKKPDNIPLKKSNFIQDKPILKIKSSSLDMVELQKEKEIDKNLKSDNEKIELKSKTHSANDININDTNQVTYRRKSIINQKKDDEPELMKVFARRSLKLKDSDSEALSQQVVKMIDEENDVNKSRDCDKENQDERNKTKIDPEVTLRKPIVNNKIVTTYQRAVSLNQKTNDVNTEKLLHKQYSLAERPKTEWIKNQDEIILDKGVFIEEDNKPKNFNQRMAEWEKRAQSVRKNSP is encoded by the exons GACCATCCAACTAAATCTCACAGCACTTGTAGCGAAGGTTCTCTTATCAGCATGGGTAGTTCAGAAATCGAAGAAGATTCTTCCGGCCCACAATCACATCATTCCTCAAAGGTTTCCTTGCAGGACAAGAAATCTTTAGATGGAG atTTAGAATTAGAAAACGTCCAAAACAGTTCAACCCCATTAAATCACAGCGCAGCACATCATCGCGTTTCCGTTAGACCTAGTAGAAGATATGGAGCaccaagaaaaagaagaaatcaaCCAATATCAACAAACGCACTTCCAACAACTTTAGAAGTTAACGAAGAATCTTCCAATCGAAGCGTTACTCCAGAAATTACAATAAGAG AAACCGTCACAGATTTTTACACAGCTTCTTCCTCTGTGAGCAAACGTTCCGAGACATCTCGTTATCTCACAGTAAACCAATTAAAATGCTCTTCTCTTCCTCCTGGCTTAGCTTCGCCAAATTCCAATGCGAATAAGCTGCATAGAAGTCGCTCGAACGCTGGAACAAAATCTCAAGATGAAATTGGAACGTTGggcgaagaagaagatgaaggtGCCGAAAAGAAAAACGAGTCGTTTTTGGGGAAATTATTTCCAATTAGAAGAAGCGGCAAAAAGAAACGAGGATCGAAAGaagacaaagaaaaaaataaggaCGAATgtgatcaaattaaaattgatgatgtTGATAAAAAGAGTGTGTCATCACCGATTGATATTGAGAAGAAAGTTTTGGAAATCCCTCCAAAACCATTTCCAAGATCTGGACCAGCTTCGAGACAAAGAATCGCTCCGAATGATATCCCACCTTCACCCGATTTGAATCAACAAAGACACGacgatttaatattaactaAATCATCGccggaaaaaaatgtttcaccTTTACATTTAGAATTAGAATCTAAATTACAACAACGAATGACAAACCTACAATTTTCTCCTACATCAgaagataaaaagcattttatcaaaaacgaaaagaaaattgaatcatcacaatttcaaaagaaaacggtCACTCAACAAATCGAGGACGAAAAAGGTTTCAAATCGTTAACTAATTTCACTGATAATCAAGATTTCAAACCGATCATTGCAAAATCACATAGTTTTAAGGTCATTAAAAACGACACGAAATGTGAGGTTGAAACGAAAAATGTTGATGTTGTTAAATCAAATAGTTTTGAGAGTATCTCAAAGTTGgaggttttaaataaaaatgagggAAATAAGTTTGGGGAATCATCAATTACAATTTCTTCAGGTCCAAGTCATAAAGCTATTGTTAGTATTGGAAGTCATAAAGAGGAAAGAAGTGAGATTACTAAAGAAGaagtgaaaatatttaaagaggaaattaaagagttaaaaaatagaaatgatgatgttaaattagaaaaagatGATGATTTTAAGTTAACCGAATCAAATCAAGTTTTGATTACAAAGGTTCAAGTCAAAAAAGAATCaacacaaataataaaaacgggTGCGAAAATACCTGAGTTTATGAACGTTCAATTACATAAGGTTGagaaatctaataataatgttgtttTATCAACTGGGAAACCAAAAACACCTCCAATTATTGATGAGCAATCTGAAAAAGTGCAGaaggaagaaattaaaaaagatgttcaaaaagaacaaaaaaggGAGAGTcagattgaaattaaaaaggaaattcaAAAAGATACTAAGAAAGAGGTTCAAAATGAgattaagaaagaaaataaagtcgaaaataaaattgaaattaaaaaggaaattaagaaagaaaataaaattgaaattaagaaagaaattaaaaaagaaattcagATAATTGATGATGTAGCTGAtgagaataaattaaaattaaataaagatgaTGATAAAGATAATCAAGTTGTTGAAAATGAAtcagaaaaaattgaaaatgttcgTAAATTTAGTAAAGAAGATATTGAAATAATAGAGAAAGATGATGTTGATAAAAATCACACAGCAACcgctttaataaaaataacaacgatgtcaacaccaaaaatattaaaaaaacccgataatattccattaaaaaaatcgaattttattCAAGATAAaccaatattaaaaataaaatcatcaaGTTTAGATATGGtcgaattacaaaaagaaaaagaaatcgataaaaatttaaaatctgacaatgaaaaaattgaattaaaatcaaaaactcATTCAGCCAACGACATAAATATAAACGATACAAACCAAGTAACATACCGaagaaaatcaataataaatcaaaaaaaagatGACGAACCGGAATTAATGAAAGTATTCGCGAGaagatcattaaaattaaaagactCCGATAGCGAAGCTTTAAGTCAACAAGTAGTAAAAATGATTGACGAAGAAaacgatgttaataaaagtcgCGATTGTGATAAAGAAAATCAAGATGAAcgtaataaaacgaaaatagatCCGGAAGTAACGTTAAGAAAACcgattgttaataataaaattgttacaacATACCAAAGAGCGGTtagtttaaatcaaaaaacgaACGATGTTAACACGGAGAAATTGTTGCATAAACAGTATTCGTTGGCGGAAAGACCGAAAACTGAGTGGATTAAAAATCAGgatgaaattattttggatAAAGGAGTGTTTATTGAGGAAGATAATAAgcccaaaaattttaatcaaagaaTGGCTGAATGGGAAAAAAGAGCACAATCAGTAAGAAAAAATTcaccttaa
- the LOC111424091 gene encoding glutamic acid-rich protein-like isoform X5 — translation MKMWKKSKKEDEGGGIGDDGGGGGGRGVFRRLWTELIKRLRLRRGREDTSEDDEGLPRSPCNSPTATEKTANKDHPTKSHSTCSEGSLISMGSSEIEEDSSGPQSHHSSKVSLQDKKSLDGDLELENVQNSSTPLNHSAAHHRVSVRPSRRYGAPRKRRNQPISTNALPTTLEVNEESSNRSVTPEITIRETVTDFYTASSSVSKRSETSRYLTVNQLKCSSLPPGLASPNSNANKLHRSRSNAGTKSQDEIGTLGEEEDEGAEKKNESFLGKLFPIRRSGKKKRGSKEDKEKNKDECDQIKIDDVDKKSVSSPIDIEKKVLEIPPKPFPRSGPASRQRIAPNDIPPSPDLNQQRHDDLILTKSSPEKNVSPLHLELESKLQQRMTNLQFSPTSEDKKHFIKNEKKIESSQFQKKTVTQQIEDEKGFKSLTNFTDNQDFKPIIAKSHSFKVIKNDTKCEVETKNVDVVKSNSFESISKLEVLNKNEGNKFGESSITISSGPSHKAIVSIGSHKEERSEITKEEVKIFKEEIKELKNRNDDVKLEKDDDFKLTESNQVLITKVQVKKESTQIIKTGAKIPEFMNVQLHKVEKSNNNVVLSTGKPKTPPIIDEQSEKVQKEEIKKDVQKEQKRESQIEIKKEIQKDTKKEVQNEIKKENKVENKIEIKKEIKKENKIEIKKEIKKEIQIIDDVADENKLKLNKDDDKDNQVVENESEKIENVRKFSKEDIEIIEKDDVDKNHTATALIKITTMSTPKILKKPDNIPLKKSNFIQDKPILKIKSSSLDMVELQKEKEIDKNLKSDNEKIELKSKTHSANDININDTNQVTYRRKSIINQKKDDEPELMKVFARRSLKLKDSDSEALSQQVVKMIDEENDVNKSRDCDKENQDERNKTKIDPEVTLRKPIVNNKIVTTYQRAVSLNQKTNDVNTEKLLHKQYSLAERPKTEWIKNQDEIILDKGVFIEEDNKPKNFNQRMAEWEKRAQSVRKNSP, via the exons GACCATCCAACTAAATCTCACAGCACTTGTAGCGAAGGTTCTCTTATCAGCATGGGTAGTTCAGAAATCGAAGAAGATTCTTCCGGCCCACAATCACATCATTCCTCAAAGGTTTCCTTGCAGGACAAGAAATCTTTAGATGGAG atTTAGAATTAGAAAACGTCCAAAACAGTTCAACCCCATTAAATCACAGCGCAGCACATCATCGCGTTTCCGTTAGACCTAGTAGAAGATATGGAGCaccaagaaaaagaagaaatcaaCCAATATCAACAAACGCACTTCCAACAACTTTAGAAGTTAACGAAGAATCTTCCAATCGAAGCGTTACTCCAGAAATTACAATAAGAG AAACCGTCACAGATTTTTACACAGCTTCTTCCTCTGTGAGCAAACGTTCCGAGACATCTCGTTATCTCACAGTAAACCAATTAAAATGCTCTTCTCTTCCTCCTGGCTTAGCTTCGCCAAATTCCAATGCGAATAAGCTGCATAGAAGTCGCTCGAACGCTGGAACAAAATCTCAAGATGAAATTGGAACGTTGggcgaagaagaagatgaaggtGCCGAAAAGAAAAACGAGTCGTTTTTGGGGAAATTATTTCCAATTAGAAGAAGCGGCAAAAAGAAACGAGGATCGAAAGaagacaaagaaaaaaataaggaCGAATgtgatcaaattaaaattgatgatgtTGATAAAAAGAGTGTGTCATCACCGATTGATATTGAGAAGAAAGTTTTGGAAATCCCTCCAAAACCATTTCCAAGATCTGGACCAGCTTCGAGACAAAGAATCGCTCCGAATGATATCCCACCTTCACCCGATTTGAATCAACAAAGACACGacgatttaatattaactaAATCATCGccggaaaaaaatgtttcaccTTTACATTTAGAATTAGAATCTAAATTACAACAACGAATGACAAACCTACAATTTTCTCCTACATCAgaagataaaaagcattttatcaaaaacgaaaagaaaattgaatcatcacaatttcaaaagaaaacggtCACTCAACAAATCGAGGACGAAAAAGGTTTCAAATCGTTAACTAATTTCACTGATAATCAAGATTTCAAACCGATCATTGCAAAATCACATAGTTTTAAGGTCATTAAAAACGACACGAAATGTGAGGTTGAAACGAAAAATGTTGATGTTGTTAAATCAAATAGTTTTGAGAGTATCTCAAAGTTGgaggttttaaataaaaatgagggAAATAAGTTTGGGGAATCATCAATTACAATTTCTTCAGGTCCAAGTCATAAAGCTATTGTTAGTATTGGAAGTCATAAAGAGGAAAGAAGTGAGATTACTAAAGAAGaagtgaaaatatttaaagaggaaattaaagagttaaaaaatagaaatgatgatgttaaattagaaaaagatGATGATTTTAAGTTAACCGAATCAAATCAAGTTTTGATTACAAAGGTTCAAGTCAAAAAAGAATCaacacaaataataaaaacgggTGCGAAAATACCTGAGTTTATGAACGTTCAATTACATAAGGTTGagaaatctaataataatgttgtttTATCAACTGGGAAACCAAAAACACCTCCAATTATTGATGAGCAATCTGAAAAAGTGCAGaaggaagaaattaaaaaagatgttcaaaaagaacaaaaaaggGAGAGTcagattgaaattaaaaaggaaattcaAAAAGATACTAAGAAAGAGGTTCAAAATGAgattaagaaagaaaataaagtcgaaaataaaattgaaattaaaaaggaaattaagaaagaaaataaaattgaaattaagaaagaaattaaaaaagaaattcagATAATTGATGATGTAGCTGAtgagaataaattaaaattaaataaagatgaTGATAAAGATAATCAAGTTGTTGAAAATGAAtcagaaaaaattgaaaatgttcgTAAATTTAGTAAAGAAGATATTGAAATAATAGAGAAAGATGATGTTGATAAAAATCACACAGCAACcgctttaataaaaataacaacgatgtcaacaccaaaaatattaaaaaaacccgataatattccattaaaaaaatcgaattttattCAAGATAAaccaatattaaaaataaaatcatcaaGTTTAGATATGGtcgaattacaaaaagaaaaagaaatcgataaaaatttaaaatctgacaatgaaaaaattgaattaaaatcaaaaactcATTCAGCCAACGACATAAATATAAACGATACAAACCAAGTAACATACCGaagaaaatcaataataaatcaaaaaaaagatGACGAACCGGAATTAATGAAAGTATTCGCGAGaagatcattaaaattaaaagactCCGATAGCGAAGCTTTAAGTCAACAAGTAGTAAAAATGATTGACGAAGAAaacgatgttaataaaagtcgCGATTGTGATAAAGAAAATCAAGATGAAcgtaataaaacgaaaatagatCCGGAAGTAACGTTAAGAAAACcgattgttaataataaaattgttacaacATACCAAAGAGCGGTtagtttaaatcaaaaaacgaACGATGTTAACACGGAGAAATTGTTGCATAAACAGTATTCGTTGGCGGAAAGACCGAAAACTGAGTGGATTAAAAATCAGgatgaaattattttggatAAAGGAGTGTTTATTGAGGAAGATAATAAgcccaaaaattttaatcaaagaaTGGCTGAATGGGAAAAAAGAGCACAATCAGTAAGAAAAAATTcaccttaa